A genomic segment from Colletotrichum higginsianum IMI 349063 chromosome 5, whole genome shotgun sequence encodes:
- a CDS encoding V-type ATPase → MAEDSVLAPKFAPFIGMAGIAAAMIFGCIGAAYGTAKSGIGIAGVGTFRPDLIMKCLIPVVMSGIIAVYSLVISVLIAQDLTPPGAGSNYSLFNGFMHLACGLSVGLTGLAAGYTIGIVGDKGVRSYMEQSRIFVGMVLILIFGEVLGLYGLIVALILNTKSKG, encoded by the exons atggccgaaGACTCCGTTCTCGCCCCCAAGTTCGCGCCGTTCATCGGAATG GCCGGCATTGCGGCTGCCATGATCTTCGGAT gcatcggcgccgcATACGGTACCGCAAAGTCTGGAATCGGTATTGCTGGTGTCGGAACATTTAGACCAGACCTCATCATGAAG TGTTTGATTCCCGTCGTCATGTCCGGTATCATTGCCGTCTACTCCCTCGTCATCTCCGTCCTCATCGCCCAAGATTTGACCCCTCCCGGCGCCGGAAGCAACTACAGCCTTTTCAA CGGCTTTATGCACCTTGCTTGCGGTCTGTCCGTCGGCCTCACCGGCCTCGCGGCTGGCTACACGATCGGCATTGTTGGTGACAAGGGCGTGCGCTCGTACATGGAGCAATCGCGCATCTTTGTCGGCATGGTCCTGATTCTTATTTTCGGCGAAGTCCTGGGTCTCTACGG TCTCATCGTCGCCCTTATTCTGAACACCAAGTCCAAGGGCTAA
- a CDS encoding CNH domain-containing protein has product MAEYHGDPRGHSSNYQRDAAFSNIFGAAPPPGRSQTMTSSSMPPQMMPQQGRTQTMSSSTMSSMQRQPPPRVPPGQYMDREPSSPRGAPVQHNGYAAQQRSASGGYQVPNPQAHYLQQQQQQARRPYGGPAGPLPPRGDARGPPPSSQAQYGPPRTAAQRYYQAGGGAGPALNNDPYRSQSLASAPRPNMYQPPPSAYGSQPSHQAPANAFRQPPYNPSSSRTTAQGRVVPERHDDRAMSMTGYPPQDRDMHQQQNSHQTMSGRVIPNRRAPVELPATNGSFGGGYTPAPGSQTRTTSIASSNGDSHAQRTMSMASTVAPTITPSESDAATLAHRPSMSKSIDGERPPTAKIRPPLVYPALLSRVADCFRQKIITGDRTKNELTYKNAFSGAEAVDVLSYIIRTTDRNLALLLGRALDAQKFFHDVTYEHRLRDSTSEMYQFRETLMEEPEEKPPVNGVFVLLSECYSPTCTRDQLCYSIACPRRLEQVSRLNLKIQPGLKKESDNAANEDDVDQTDEQKLWINSVPREVADSVGDREKKRQEVISEICYTERDFVKDLEYLRDFWILPLRSKASPIPANKREKVVKSIFSNIVDHPSLHAVSSRFAKSLTERQQKNPVVGNIGDIFAEWVPQFEPFIWYGARQLEAKFEFENERSANPYFAKFVDEIERRKESRKLELNGYLTKPTTRLARYPLLLENVLKYTEDGNSDKEDIPKVLKLIRDLLTRVNAESGKAENRFNLRRLHEQLRFRPNERVDLRLTEEGRELVFKSQLKKTPQDASEITAFLFDHAVLLVRVKQAGKGEEIKAYRRPIPLELLAIREMEEVIPGSGAMKRSSSSLIPQLRTNTNDSKKGEGWPITFRHLGKAGYELTLYASNQAARKKWLEFIDSAQQRLRARADFFNTSVISAGFFVGTNQVNCVTPYDGGRKLLYGTDNGIYLSDRKSRDAVPKRVIETTSVTQLDVLEEYGLLLVLSNKALYSYPLGALDPNEPALSKRPKKIQSHCNFFKTGICLGRHLVCCVKSSALSTTIKVYEPNDAMSKGKKQKGFGKMFAGQDELKPFKEFYIPTESSSVHFLKSKLCVACARGFEVVSLETLETQSLLDQADTSLDFVARKENVKPIHIERLNGEFLLNYSEFSFFVNRNGWRARPEWRIDWEGTPQSFALSYPWILAFEQNFIELRNIENGAVHIVPHKNIRMLHSSTHEIIFAYEDEKGEDVVEAIDFWKTNNRRSEIP; this is encoded by the exons ATGGCCGAATACCATGGCGACCCGAGAGGCCACTCGTCCAATTACCAGCGCGATGCTGCCTTCTCCAACATTTTCGGCGCTGCCCCCCCGCCGGGTCGTTCCCAGACAatgacctcctcctcgatgccTCCTCAGATGATGCCGCAACAGGGCAGAACGCAGACAATGTCATCTTCGACCATGTCTTCCATGCAGCGACAACCGCCCCCCAGAGTCCCTCCGGGCCAATACATGGATCGCGAGCCGAGCTCTCCGAGAGGCGCTCCCGTGCAGCATAATGGGTACGCGGCACAGCAGCGCTCGGCGTCTGGCGGCTACCAAGTGCCCAATCCTCAAGCACACTacctgcagcagcaacagcaacaggcTCGCCGCCCGTACGGAGGGCCTGCCGGTCCGCTCCCTCCGCGCGGCGACGCTCGTggcccgccgccctcgtcccaggcCCAATACGGTCCGCCAAGAACCGCAGCACAGAGATACTACCAAGCAGGCGGGGGCGCTGGGCCGGCTTTGAATAATGATCCCTACCGCTCGCAGTCTCTTGCTTCCGCCCCCAGACCGAACATGTACCAGCCTCCCCCGAGCGCCTACGGTTCTCAACCGAGTCACCAAGCCCCGGCCAATGCTTTCCGTCAACCTCCGTACAATCCGAGTTCGTCCCGAACCACGGCGCAAGGAAGAGTCGTGCCGGAGCGCCACGACGACCGGGCCATGTCAATGACCGGCTATCCCCCTCAGGACCGCGATATGCATCAGCAACAGAACTCGCACCAGACGATGAGCGGCCGGGTCATTCCGAACAGACGGGCGCCCGTGGAGTTGCCAGCCACCAATGGCAGCTTTGGGGGAGGCTATACACCAGCCCCAGGGTCTcagacgaggacgacaagcATAGCTTCCTCGAATGGCGATTCGCACGCCCAAAGGACAATGTCGATGGCGTCTACGGTGGCACCAACGATAACACCTTCGGAAAGCGACGCTGCGACACTGGCACATAGGCCCTCCATGAGCAAGTCCATCGACGGTGAACGGCCGCCAACCGCCAAGATCCGACCCCCCCTGGTATATCCCGCGCTGCTGTCGAGGGTTGCCGACTGCTTCCGACAAAAGATCATCACCGGCGACCGGACGAAGAACGAGCTCACGTATAAGAATGCCTTCAGCGGTGCCGAAGCTGTGGATGTCTTGTCGTACATTATTAGGACGACCGATCGAAATCTGGCGCTGTTGCTGGGACGAGCACTCGACGCACAAAAGTTCTTCCACGACGTTACGTACGAACACCGCTTGCGAGACTCGACGTCAGAAATGTACCAGTTCCGGGAAACTCTTATGGAAGAACCCGAGGAGAAGCCTCCTGTAAACGGCGTtttcgtcctcctctccgaGTGTTACTCCCCGACATGTACAAGAGACCAACTTTGCTACTCCATCGCCTGCCCACGGAGACTGGAACAGGTATCTCGGCTGAACCTGAAGATTCAGCCCGGTCTCAAGAAGGAGTCCGACAACGCAGCgaacgaggacgatgtcgatcAAACCGACGAGCAGAAGCTGTGGATTAACTCCGTCCCTAGGGAAGTGGCCGACAGCGTCGGCGacagggagaagaagaggcaaGAGGTTATCTCGGAGATCTGCTACACAGAAAGAGATTTCGTCAAGGACTTGGAATACCTCCGCGACTTTTGGATCCTGCCCCTGCGGTCTAAGGCGTCTCCTATCCCTGCTAACAAGAGGGAGAAGGTTGTCAAGTCGATATTCAGCAACATTGTGGACCACCCGAGTCTTCACGCGGTGAGCTCGCGGTTTGCCAAGTCGTTGACAGAGCGGCAACAGAAGAATCCGGTTGTCGGCAATATTGGTGACATCTTCGCCGAGTGGGTACCTCAGTTCGAGCCATTCATTTGGTATGGCGCCAGACAACTGGAGGCCAAGTTCGAATTCGAGAACGAACGTTCAGCCAACCCTTACTTTGCCAAGTTTGTGGACGAGATTGAGCGGAGGAAGGAGTCGCGCAAGCTCGAGCTCAACGGTTATCTCACCAAGCCGACAACCCGATTGGCTCGTTacccgctgctgctggagaaCGTGCTCAAGTATACAGAGGACGGCAACTCTGACAAGGAAGACATCCCCAAAGTGCTCAAGTTGATCCGCGACCTGTTGACGAGAGTCAATGCCGAGTCAGGAAAGGCCGAGAACAGGTTTAATCTAAGACGCTTGCACGAGCAACTGCGCTTCCGGCCAAACGAGAGGGTCGACCTGCGCTTGACAGAGGAGGGCAGAGAATTGGTTTTCAAGAGCCAGCTGAAGAAGACACCCCAGGACGCCTCCGAGATCACGGCCTTCCTGTTCGACCACGCGGTTCTGTTGGTGAGGGTCAAGCAAGCTGGCAAGGGCGAGGAGATCAAAGCATACAGGCGGCCGATTCCCTTGGAGTTGCTCGCTATTcgggagatggaggaggtgATCCCTGGATCTGGCGCCATGAAGCGATCGTCTTCGAGTTTGATTCCTCAACTGCGTACCAACACGAACGACAGCAAGAAGGGCGAAGGCTGGCCGATCACGTTCAGGCACTTGGGAAAAGCCGGGTACGAACTGACGCTTTACGCGTCGAACCAGGCTGCACGCAAGAAGTGGCTCGAGTTCATTGATAGCGCCCAACAACGTCTGAGGGCTCGCGCCgacttcttcaacaccaGCGTTATCTCGGCAGGGTTCTTTGTCGGTACGAACCAAGTCAACTGCGTCACGCCATATGATGGTGGACGCAAGCTGCTGTACGGAACGGACAACGGCATCTACCTCTCGGACCGCAAGAGCAGGGACGCGGTGCCCAAACGGGTCATCGAGACGACGAGCGTCACCCAGCTCGATGTTCTCGAGGAATACGGTCTCCTTTTGGTGCTGTCGAACAAGGCGCTCTACTCGTACCCTCTGGGAGCTCTCGACCCCAACGAGCCCGCTCTTTCCAAGAGACCCAAGAAGATCCAGAGCCACTGCAACTTCTTCAAGACGGGTATCTGCCTAGGCAGGCATCTCGTGTGCTGCGTCAAGTCCTCGGCTCTCTCGACTACAATAAAGGTGTACGAGCCCAACGACGCCATGTCCAAggggaagaagcagaagggTTTTGGCAAGATGTTTGCTGGACAAGACGAGCTCAAGCCGTTTAAGGAATTCTACATCCCCACGGAATCGTCGTCGGTGCACTTCCTCAAGTCGAAGTTGTGTGTGGCGTGTGCCCGTGGTTTCGAGGTGGTGTCGCTTGAGACGCTCGAAACCCAGTCGCTTCTTGACCAAGCCGACACGAGTCTTGACTTTGTTGCGCGGAAGGAGAACGTCAAGCCGATCCACATTGAGCGCCTCAACGGCGAGTTCCTGCTTAACTACTCGGAATTCTCCTTCTTTGTCAACCGCAACGGTTGGCGCGCGAGACCGGAATGGCGCATTGACTGGGAGGGAACACCACAGAGCTTCGCCCTCAGCTACCCGTGGATTTTGGCGTTTGAGCAGAACTTCATTGAGCTCAGAAACATTGAGAATGGCGCCGTGCACATTGTGCCGCACAAGAACATTCGGATGCTGCACAGCAGTACGCACGAG ATCATTTTCGCGTATGAAGACGAAAAGGGCGAAGACGTTGTCGAAGCCATTGACTTTTGGAAGACCAACAACAGGAGATCTGAAATTCCTTGA
- a CDS encoding BTB/POZ domain-containing protein — translation MEFELSDGSPWLFLTEKLADYSIICQNAVFRVHRGILGFHSGYFEAVFRTNSQEAQDGGTVLPDIDAEDMLSLLDCFYRDVPDFIFPPEDIKRNLGIWMLAQRFQANIAMRSIEKRLACYLADYECKKVGAQTRYLNKIFSHPVCSTSALGSMFAEAAWVVSLDMADHESWLAIFNASVKHPALMFNMLWWAGWYARTANSKGCVAGQLIDSVAAKEARMMKIATKLTRGLDVIFDNNASGVVNDVA, via the exons ATGGAATTCGAATTGTCGGATGGCTCCCCATGGCTCTTTCTGACGGAGAAGCTCGCCGACTACTCCATCATCTGCCAAAATGCCGTGTTCCGCGTCCACAGGGGCATCCTTGGCTTTCACTCTGGCTATTTTGAGGCCGTGTTCCGCACCAACTCGCAG GAAGCTCAGGATGGCGGGACCGTCCTGCCCGATATCGACGCAGAGGATATGCTATCCCTTCTCGACTGCTTTTACCGAGACGTGCCAGACTTCATCTTTCCACCGGAGGATATCAAACGAAACCTTGGCATCTGGATGTTGGCCCAGCGGTTTCAGGCGAACATTGCGATGCGGTCGATTGAGAAACGCTTGGCGTGTTATCTCGCCGACTACGAATGCAAGAAAGTCGGAGCGCAGACTCGCTATCTGAACAAGATCTTCTCCCATCCAGTCTGTTCCACATCCGCCCTCGGTAGTATGTTTGCAGAGGCTGCCTGGGTCGTCTCCCTCGACATGGCGGATCATGAAAGCTGGctcgccatcttcaacgCCTCGGTCAAACACCCAGCGTTGATGTTCAACATGCTTTGGTGGGCTGGGTGGTACGCGCGGACCGCGAACAGCAAGGGTTGTGTGGCTGGCCAGCTGATCGACTCTGTGGCCGCAAAGGAAGCCAGGATGATGAAAATCGCAACCAAGCTCACCAGAGGCCTAGATGTCATATTCGACAACAATGCCTCTGGTGTCGTAAACGACGTTGCCTGA